One segment of Paenibacillus sp. FSL R7-0337 DNA contains the following:
- a CDS encoding FAD-dependent oxidoreductase translates to MRKQATKQVFLFTACLVLVLSLLSGCSGNNSAAPAASEQPSASPQASQPADTSAVPADFKAGTYKAEAEGKDGKIQVEVTLDDHSVITGIHVVSQNETAGIGVEAINKVKEEILSGQTLNIDAVSGASESSKAILTAVEDALKQAGGNVEAFKTKAVVKSGEGKTEQLSADVVVVGAGASGVSAAVSAADKGAKVILIEKTATIGGASNLSWAGKFYNSSAALSSGLKVEVEKEIADWIVNNHWRVDAAAIRQYVTKSGETYDWLTGKGYTTTFLNFAGEQLHMLPPYETRQELLRKMLAASVEKGGGQVITEATAQKLMTGANGEVTGVVAKKSDGTTLEISGASVVMATGGYAGNKEMVKEAFGFEGVNGGLGQNIGEGLKMSWEIGAKVPDNFGGQMLHQTLARATDKLKSQYEPFEASYPMMLSYLPTLMNVGPSGARFRDEAATLTAVAAANTSAFNGAYHLVIVSQAQLDALKTKGMKGLQAPKLPGMPPEFYASYKDKFTLDQPWKDADKVFESMVANGDGFKGNTLEELAKNAGMDPAVFAADFKLYEEAAKTGTDTEFGKAKEYLVPMGSSGPYYAVIAEINNLCSVGGLLVNTKFQVLNDKRLPVKGLYAVGVESEGVLFNDTYVGNGVGLGYSFTSGRLGGEDAAAGALAKE, encoded by the coding sequence ATGCGTAAGCAAGCAACAAAACAGGTGTTTCTATTCACCGCATGTCTGGTATTGGTCCTGTCGCTCCTAAGCGGCTGCAGCGGTAACAATTCCGCCGCACCGGCAGCTTCAGAGCAGCCGTCCGCTTCACCGCAGGCGTCACAGCCAGCGGATACAAGTGCTGTACCGGCAGACTTCAAAGCGGGAACCTATAAAGCAGAAGCTGAAGGCAAGGACGGCAAGATTCAGGTTGAGGTGACTCTTGACGATCATTCGGTTATTACCGGAATCCATGTGGTCAGCCAGAACGAAACCGCCGGAATCGGGGTGGAGGCGATCAACAAGGTCAAGGAGGAGATTCTATCCGGCCAGACCCTGAATATTGATGCCGTCAGCGGTGCGTCCGAGTCCAGCAAGGCGATTCTGACCGCTGTGGAGGACGCGCTTAAGCAGGCGGGCGGGAATGTGGAGGCTTTTAAAACAAAGGCTGTGGTGAAATCGGGAGAAGGCAAGACCGAGCAGCTGTCGGCGGATGTTGTCGTTGTGGGAGCAGGTGCTTCGGGTGTATCGGCAGCGGTATCCGCAGCGGATAAGGGCGCGAAGGTCATTCTGATCGAGAAAACAGCGACGATCGGCGGCGCGAGCAACCTGTCCTGGGCGGGTAAATTCTACAACTCCTCGGCCGCGCTAAGCAGCGGGCTGAAAGTAGAAGTCGAGAAGGAGATTGCTGACTGGATCGTGAACAACCACTGGCGCGTGGATGCGGCGGCGATCCGCCAGTACGTCACGAAGTCGGGCGAGACCTATGACTGGCTGACCGGCAAGGGCTATACCACCACCTTCCTGAACTTCGCCGGGGAACAGCTCCATATGCTGCCTCCTTATGAGACCCGTCAGGAGCTGCTGCGCAAGATGCTTGCAGCATCCGTAGAGAAGGGCGGCGGACAGGTGATCACGGAGGCCACTGCACAGAAGCTGATGACGGGCGCTAATGGAGAGGTTACCGGAGTCGTGGCCAAGAAGTCTGACGGAACTACCCTGGAAATTTCAGGAGCTAGCGTTGTAATGGCTACCGGCGGTTACGCCGGGAATAAAGAGATGGTTAAGGAAGCTTTTGGCTTCGAAGGCGTGAACGGCGGGCTTGGGCAGAACATCGGCGAAGGGCTCAAAATGTCCTGGGAAATCGGTGCGAAGGTGCCGGACAACTTCGGCGGGCAGATGCTTCACCAGACGCTGGCCAGAGCTACAGACAAGCTGAAATCACAGTACGAGCCGTTTGAAGCCAGCTATCCAATGATGCTGTCTTACCTGCCAACCCTGATGAATGTCGGCCCTTCGGGTGCGAGATTTAGAGATGAGGCGGCGACGCTGACGGCGGTTGCGGCAGCGAATACCAGTGCTTTTAACGGAGCTTATCATCTGGTTATTGTCTCACAGGCGCAGCTGGATGCGCTTAAGACCAAGGGAATGAAGGGGCTTCAGGCACCTAAGCTACCGGGTATGCCGCCGGAATTCTATGCCTCTTATAAAGATAAGTTCACACTGGACCAGCCATGGAAGGATGCCGATAAAGTCTTCGAATCCATGGTAGCGAACGGCGACGGCTTTAAGGGCAATACGCTGGAGGAACTGGCGAAGAATGCAGGGATGGACCCTGCGGTGTTTGCCGCTGATTTCAAGCTCTATGAGGAGGCAGCGAAGACAGGCACTGATACGGAGTTCGGCAAGGCGAAGGAATATCTGGTTCCTATGGGCAGCAGCGGACCGTATTACGCCGTTATTGCCGAGATCAACAATCTCTGTTCGGTGGGTGGTCTGCTGGTCAATACCAAGTTCCAGGTGCTGAATGATAAGCGTCTGCCAGTCAAAGGACTGTATGCCGTGGGCGTAGAGTCTGAAGGGGTGCTATTCAACGATACCTATGTAGGCAACGGCGTTGGACTGGGTTACTCCTTCACCTCCGGGCGGCTCGGCGGCGAGGATGCGGCTGCGGGGGCATTGGCTAAGGAATAG
- a CDS encoding MerR family transcriptional regulator: MKYSIGEFASILGVTADTLRLYEKHDIVRPMKDHHNNYRYFDDLDARNLLTSRWYRSMQIPLQDVAGLIKDAPCEQVMESIAAAGMQLEEEIRRSTLLLGKIQEIQAELMQVSASLYTCKMKQVPGMYRIQQTNKNHLLHKEELKDTVQAWMELLPFTFYSFRVENKAGECVCGLGDLEYSWGLGLLAEDQVKLGVSLNDSVEVLEPATCISAVIVSGHEDYLERGAFGFMLEYVEARNYKISGDISGKILFTERTGNGSKTYLEINIPVEGE; this comes from the coding sequence ATGAAGTATTCGATCGGTGAATTTGCATCCATTCTTGGAGTGACGGCAGATACACTGCGCTTATATGAGAAACATGATATTGTCCGGCCGATGAAGGATCATCATAATAACTACAGGTATTTCGACGATCTGGATGCACGGAATCTATTGACGAGCAGATGGTACCGGAGCATGCAGATTCCGCTTCAGGATGTGGCCGGGCTGATTAAGGACGCGCCGTGTGAGCAAGTGATGGAGTCGATTGCCGCTGCGGGTATGCAGCTGGAGGAGGAGATCCGGCGCAGCACGCTGCTGCTCGGCAAGATTCAGGAGATTCAGGCGGAGCTGATGCAGGTCAGCGCATCCCTATATACGTGCAAGATGAAGCAGGTGCCGGGCATGTACCGGATTCAGCAGACGAACAAGAATCATTTGCTGCACAAGGAGGAGCTCAAAGACACGGTCCAGGCGTGGATGGAGCTGCTGCCGTTCACCTTCTACTCCTTCCGGGTTGAGAATAAGGCAGGCGAATGCGTCTGTGGACTAGGGGATCTGGAGTATAGCTGGGGACTTGGCCTGCTTGCGGAGGATCAGGTGAAGCTTGGCGTTAGCCTGAACGACAGTGTGGAGGTTCTGGAGCCGGCGACCTGCATCTCTGCCGTTATTGTCAGCGGCCACGAGGATTACCTGGAGCGGGGAGCCTTCGGGTTCATGCTGGAGTATGTGGAAGCAAGGAATTATAAGATTAGCGGGGATATCAGCGGTAAAATTCTGTTCACCGAGCGCACGGGTAACGGCAGCAAGACGTATCTGGAGATTAATATTCCGGTAGAAGGGGAGTAA